In Granulicella mallensis MP5ACTX8, the sequence CACCTGCGCGTCCGGAGCGCCGCTCAGCAGCCGCCCCGCGTTGATCGGATGAAAGCCGTCTACGTCCTTCTCCGGCACGACGGCTTCCAACAGGCGCTCGGTGTCGACGTGCTTCGGCAGCGGCAACTGAATGAGGATGCCATCGATCTCGTCGCGCGCATTCAGCGAGGCGATCAGCTCCAGCAGCTCTTCCGTGGTGACGCTGGCGTCGGGGGTGTGCATCTCGGAGTAGATACCGAGCTCCCCGCAGGTCTTGACCTTGCTGCGCACATAGATTTGCGACGCGGGCACATCGCCCACCAGTACGACCGCGAGACCCGGCGTATACCCGGCCTCACGAGCTGCCACTACCTCGCGCGCGACTTCGGCTTTAATCTCGCCGGCAATCGCTACGCCATCCAGAACACGCGTTTTCATATCCAAATCGGGCATTCAACCATTTCCCCTAACAGGTGTAGAGCCAGCCACTCATCTCGCACCATTTCCACGGGAAACGGCGCTTCTTGCCCCCTTCGCTTCCTGGAAGCGGGGAAACTGCTCTCACTCCATCGTACCGCGCCTGCTTATGGCACTCTTCAACGAATGGAATAGATTTTTCAATAGGGAATATTCGACAGAGCAATTCATCATTGATGCATCTCCTGCCGCGCAAATCAATCTAACTAATCAGGCGCAGAGATCAAGAGATAAGCGTCTAAGATGAGGTGCTCTGAATGAGTGAAAGTTTCAACCAGCAGGACATCACCTACGGAATTGAAAAGTTTAGCGCCAACGATCTCACCATGCTCCGCAACGAGCTTCTCCGGTCGGGCGTGGATTCCTTCCAGTCTGCGGAGATCGTGGCCAGCTTCCTGACCGGACGCGGCTACGGGTGCTCAACGCACGAAGCCCGCAACGCCGCCTCAAAGATTGAAGTCTACGGCTGCACCGCGGAGCGTATTCAGGCGGCCCTGGAGCTTGCAGCACGGGTGATGTAACGAATTACTGCAAAATCTCGCCTTCGGCATCATCGGTCGGCGACTCAATCTCTGCGTGGAACCCCTCAAGCATTCGCTCAAGAAACGCGTCTGCGTCGAACTCCTTGCGATGCATCGACTCCGCATTCACAATGTGGCGTGCAAGATCCGCAAGCACAATGCCCCAGGCAAAAGGATCGTCCCACGTACCGGAGCGCAGACTTACATGCTGCCCCTGCTCGGCGACCCACACGCGCAACAACTCAAACGATGCCTTGTCCCGCACCGCCGCTGGCGGCGGATCCAAATATTTATTGCTCATACAACCCTCCCGGTCAGGTGCCGCTCGCAACGGTGCGCTGACAGCCCGTATTCATGACTGCCGATAGTATCATTTGGCTTTTAATCTGCGCTGAGCGCGTGGCTTTAGCGTGCACTGAGCGCGGTTTCGATTCCCTGGTTGACCTCGGCCTGCGCAAACTCCGCAGCCACCCGGATGCCGTTCATGATGGCGCGCTCGTTCGACGATCCGTGGCCGACGATGCTGACGCCGCGTACGCCCAACAGGATCGCTCCACCGTACTCCGAATAGTCGAGCCGCTTCTTGAAGTCCGCAAAGGCCTTGCGCGAGAGCAGCGCGCCTACCTGTGACGTAACCGTCGACTTCAGGCTCTCCTTCAGGGAGACGGTCAACAGCTTCGCCGTGCCTTCGCAGGTCTTCAGGGCGACGTTCCCCACAAATCCGTCGCACACGATGACATCGGCATGTCCGTTGAAGAGATCGCGGCCTTCGACGTTGCCGATGAAGTTGATTCCCTTCAGCTCGCGCAACAGCGGCAGCGTGTCGCGTGTGAGCGAGTTGCCCTTGCCGTCCTCTTCTCCGATGGAGAGCAGGCCCAGGCGGGGATTCGGGATGCGCAGCACGTTCTTCGCGTACACATGGCCCATCACGGCGAACTGCACCAGATTTTCAGGATCGGAGTCGACGTTGGCGCCGACATCGAGCAGCAGCGAGGGCCGCCCGGTCGTCGTAGGCACAATGGTCGCCAGCGCGGGTCGGTCGACGCCCGAGAGCGAGCCCAGAACCATCTTCGCGGTGGCCATGGCGGCGCCGGTGTTGCCGGCGGTCACAAAGCCCGCGGCACGGCCTTCGCGCACCATCTTGAGGCCCACGCGCATGGAGGAATCACGCTTGGAACGGACCGCCTGCGCGGCCTTGTCGTCCATGTTGATCCACTCACTGGCCTGGGAGATGAAAACGGGCAGACGCTCGCCCCTGGCGTAGGCCTTGAGGGCCTCGCGTAGTTTGGGACGCAACAAATCTTCTGGCCCGGTCAGGTGAACGCGAACGTCCAATTGACGGCAGGCCAGAATGGCCCCGCGAATTTCAGGCTCGGGGGCCTTGTCGGATCCCATGGCATCGAGAACGATGTCGATCGGCATAAACGCGCGCGGGCTACGACGCTTTCTTCAGAATTTGTAAGGTTACTCGGCGGTCTTGACAGCCAACACAGCGCGTCCCTTGTACTCGCCGCACTTCTTGCAAGCGCGGTGAGGCAGCTTGCGCTCGTGGCAGGTCGGGCACTCGGAAACACCGGTGGGGGTCAGGAAGTCGTGGCTGCGGCGCTTGGCGGTGCGCTGCTTGGAGTGGCGCCGTTTCGGATTAGGCATGGTATTCCTCTCAACATCGTTGGCCGGGAAGCGCTATTGCGTCTTCCAGTGGCCGAAGCTTGTTCAAAATATTCAAAAACTCACGGGCTCAGGCTTTCGGAGCGGCGATTCCGGCAAGCGCGTGCCAGCGGAGATCTACCGGCCGTTCCTCGCAGCCGCACGGGGCGGTATTGCGATTGGCGCCGCATTGCGGGCAGAGGCCTTTGCAGTCCTCCCGGCAGAGCGTCCGACCGGGCAGAGCCAGAAGTACCTGCTCACGCACGGCGTCCTCCAGCAGCAGGCCGCTCTCTTCATAATAACCGATTTCGGTCTCGTCTTCCGTAATTGCGTGCTCGCCGGGCTGATTATCCACGCCGCCGGGCCGGAAGATGAGATCGAAGTCCCCGCTGAGGAACTGTTCGACGGGTTCGACGCACCGGGCGCAGAGCAG encodes:
- a CDS encoding DUF5076 domain-containing protein, producing MSNKYLDPPPAAVRDKASFELLRVWVAEQGQHVSLRSGTWDDPFAWGIVLADLARHIVNAESMHRKEFDADAFLERMLEGFHAEIESPTDDAEGEILQ
- the plsX gene encoding phosphate acyltransferase PlsX, translated to MPIDIVLDAMGSDKAPEPEIRGAILACRQLDVRVHLTGPEDLLRPKLREALKAYARGERLPVFISQASEWINMDDKAAQAVRSKRDSSMRVGLKMVREGRAAGFVTAGNTGAAMATAKMVLGSLSGVDRPALATIVPTTTGRPSLLLDVGANVDSDPENLVQFAVMGHVYAKNVLRIPNPRLGLLSIGEEDGKGNSLTRDTLPLLRELKGINFIGNVEGRDLFNGHADVIVCDGFVGNVALKTCEGTAKLLTVSLKESLKSTVTSQVGALLSRKAFADFKKRLDYSEYGGAILLGVRGVSIVGHGSSNERAIMNGIRVAAEFAQAEVNQGIETALSAR
- the rpmF gene encoding 50S ribosomal protein L32, which produces MPNPKRRHSKQRTAKRRSHDFLTPTGVSECPTCHERKLPHRACKKCGEYKGRAVLAVKTAE
- a CDS encoding YceD family protein, translated to MLITPVQLVEEPLKLDESLAAGAIDYAQDVRQIGPLKLQGQAELIVEHRGPKDFVDDIRLRAHFAGTFELLCARCVEPVEQFLSGDFDLIFRPGGVDNQPGEHAITEDETEIGYYEESGLLLEDAVREQVLLALPGRTLCREDCKGLCPQCGANRNTAPCGCEERPVDLRWHALAGIAAPKA